In Hydrogenovibrio marinus, a single genomic region encodes these proteins:
- a CDS encoding Sel1-like repeat-containing protein kinase family protein, translating to MTLKRHEMSSNPFENQVDITKSKLLQNDSLVSSYKVKQVIEDDSVSRWVRVLHDISNHYAIKREKDLLIYLNQFKDDFVRFDEIRKVQFNYLQFFDFVGKRTLQEKVKKTGPLSEKQARHLLENVLSGLEKLHGVGFVHNNIRPESILVGKDHYYLFSMDHAIPMLTSYESELLVGDQRYTAPERMNGQASEASDVYALGCMLYYALSGKHIYRLKPNQDRYQQLYAHAFHSMSKENSLPYFWRQLVIWMTQKQPEKRPNLADLKQWLVDQVVPKFIRDEVIGHNRKSSETPLEDLANQHCLFAQFKKANEYEAEGNLDSAFNLYENGAFREYSRAENNLGLMYEKGAPIKQDYFKAMNYYHMAYQKGNPYAAYNLGRMFEKGLGTSVDLKKAFKLFQFSALRGHRPAQHKIGSFYAEGQGIPKNLIQARFWFGLAARYGCLESENSIKKLLTASL from the coding sequence TTGACGCTTAAAAGGCATGAAATGTCCAGTAATCCATTTGAAAACCAAGTAGATATTACAAAATCCAAGCTATTACAAAACGATAGCTTGGTTTCATCCTATAAGGTTAAGCAAGTGATTGAAGATGACAGTGTGTCTCGATGGGTTCGAGTTCTGCATGACATCAGCAATCATTATGCAATTAAGCGAGAAAAAGACCTGCTGATTTATTTGAATCAGTTCAAAGATGACTTTGTTCGCTTTGACGAAATTCGTAAGGTTCAATTCAATTATCTGCAATTTTTCGATTTTGTAGGTAAGCGGACGCTGCAGGAGAAAGTTAAAAAAACAGGGCCTCTATCGGAAAAGCAAGCTCGTCACCTTCTTGAAAATGTCCTATCCGGGTTAGAAAAACTACATGGTGTCGGCTTTGTTCATAACAATATTCGCCCAGAGTCTATCCTAGTCGGGAAAGATCATTATTACCTTTTTTCGATGGATCATGCGATTCCAATGCTGACCAGCTATGAATCTGAGTTGCTGGTGGGCGATCAACGCTATACGGCGCCGGAGCGTATGAATGGCCAAGCTTCAGAAGCTAGTGATGTCTATGCACTGGGCTGCATGCTGTATTACGCATTGTCAGGAAAGCATATTTATCGCTTAAAGCCGAATCAAGATCGCTATCAACAGCTTTATGCTCATGCATTTCATTCCATGTCCAAAGAAAACAGCTTGCCTTATTTTTGGCGACAACTGGTTATTTGGATGACGCAGAAACAGCCGGAAAAGAGACCCAACCTGGCAGATTTAAAGCAATGGCTGGTAGATCAAGTTGTACCTAAGTTTATTCGTGATGAAGTCATCGGGCATAATCGAAAATCATCTGAAACGCCTTTAGAAGACTTAGCCAATCAGCATTGTTTGTTTGCACAATTTAAAAAGGCGAATGAATATGAAGCAGAAGGCAACCTTGATTCTGCATTTAACCTTTATGAAAATGGTGCATTCAGAGAATATTCTCGTGCAGAGAACAATTTAGGTCTTATGTACGAAAAAGGCGCGCCTATTAAGCAGGACTACTTTAAAGCCATGAATTACTATCATATGGCTTATCAAAAAGGAAATCCCTATGCGGCTTATAACTTAGGACGTATGTTTGAAAAAGGTCTGGGAACCAGTGTTGATTTGAAGAAAGCGTTTAAACTCTTCCAGTTTTCAGCATTAAGAGGGCATCGTCCTGCACAACATAAGATAGGTTCTTTTTATGCGGAAGGGCAAGGTATTCCAAAGAATTTAATTCAAGCGCGTTTTTGGTTCGGGCTAGCGGCCAGATATGGTTGCCTAGAGTCAGAAAACAGTATCAAGAAGCTATTAACGGCTAGCCTTTGA
- a CDS encoding IS3 family transposase (programmed frameshift) — translation MNQKRVYKTYTKEFKQEAVALVTEQGYSVAEAAQALGVNPNLLYKWKDKLEAQTNGAALSDNEREELKKLRAENKRLRMEKDILKKASGLLRPRNALGFEFIHTLAQEGYSVKLSCKVMSFSRSGYYDWIKRPKAIITEEQLRLYRRAKALFIASRNSLGSRELMKRLRKEGFKVGRHKVIKLMEILNLKVEQRVAFKVTTKRDPSHAVADNLVNMDFNPTGMNQVWAGDITYLKTAQGWLYLSVVMDLYSRRIIGWSISPRMTTELVLESLKQAYWLRKPPKGVIFHSDRGSQYTSDAFRAQLKQFKIRASMGDVGACWDNAVVERFFGSLKHDWLLKVHQPNHEHMIDDVKAYMRYYNLERLHTSNGDMSPIEYENYKRDVSEIA, via the exons ATGAATCAGAAGCGAGTTTATAAAACTTACACCAAAGAATTTAAACAAGAAGCGGTCGCGCTTGTCACTGAACAAGGTTATAGCGTTGCTGAAGCGGCGCAAGCGCTAGGCGTTAATCCAAACTTGCTTTACAAGTGGAAAGACAAGCTTGAAGCGCAAACCAATGGTGCGGCCTTAAGCGATAATGAGCGTGAAGAACTCAAAAAGCTGCGAGCTGAAAACAAGCGGCTTCGAATGGAAAAAGACATTTTAAAAAAGGCCTCAG GCCTTCTTCGCCCGAGAAATGCACTAGGATTTGAGTTTATCCATACGTTGGCGCAAGAAGGCTACTCGGTTAAATTAAGCTGTAAGGTGATGAGTTTTAGCCGCTCCGGCTATTACGATTGGATCAAGCGTCCCAAGGCTATTATTACCGAAGAACAACTGCGACTGTATCGGCGAGCTAAAGCCCTTTTTATAGCCAGTCGAAACAGTCTCGGTTCACGAGAACTGATGAAGCGATTACGTAAAGAAGGCTTTAAGGTTGGGCGCCACAAAGTCATCAAGTTAATGGAAATCTTAAACCTAAAGGTTGAACAGCGTGTTGCATTCAAAGTCACCACAAAACGGGACCCAAGCCACGCTGTGGCAGATAACCTTGTGAACATGGACTTTAACCCCACAGGCATGAATCAAGTGTGGGCCGGTGATATCACCTATTTAAAAACCGCACAGGGTTGGCTATACCTGAGCGTGGTGATGGACTTGTACTCACGCCGGATTATCGGTTGGTCAATCAGCCCGCGCATGACCACCGAACTCGTGCTTGAGTCGCTCAAGCAAGCCTACTGGCTTAGAAAGCCGCCCAAAGGGGTGATCTTCCATAGTGATCGTGGATCACAATACACCAGTGACGCATTTAGAGCGCAGCTGAAACAATTCAAAATCCGAGCCTCAATGGGCGATGTTGGCGCGTGTTGGGATAATGCCGTGGTTGAAAGGTTCTTTGGCAGTTTAAAGCATGACTGGCTGCTCAAAGTACATCAACCTAACCATGAGCATATGATTGACGATGTGAAAGCGTATATGCGTTATTACAACTTAGAAAGGCTTCATACAAGCAATGGTGACATGAGTCCTATTGAATATGAAAATTATAAACGTGATGTGTCCGAAATTGCTTGA
- a CDS encoding adenine phosphoribosyltransferase produces MSLIEVSVSIRPVQIDCLVGIESRGFIFASALAYKHNKGFIKVRKPGKLPNVKAKKSYGLEYGTDSLEMQAGQGQKVVILDDLIATGGSMEAAAHLCEEVGYDVVGLACLIDLTSLNNFNFKGMGVRSVIQFDD; encoded by the coding sequence TTGTCTCTCATTGAAGTGTCCGTTTCCATTAGACCAGTTCAAATCGATTGTTTGGTTGGTATTGAGTCCCGGGGCTTTATCTTTGCCTCTGCATTGGCCTACAAGCACAATAAGGGATTCATTAAGGTCAGAAAGCCAGGAAAACTGCCAAATGTAAAGGCTAAAAAATCATACGGTTTGGAGTATGGAACTGACAGCTTGGAGATGCAGGCGGGTCAGGGGCAAAAAGTGGTTATTCTTGATGACTTGATTGCGACAGGTGGGTCAATGGAAGCTGCGGCGCACTTATGTGAAGAAGTCGGTTATGACGTTGTTGGTTTGGCTTGTCTGATTGACTTAACTTCTCTAAATAACTTCAATTTCAAAGGAATGGGTGTCCGTTCCGTGATTCAATTCGACGACTAG
- a CDS encoding diguanylate cyclase gives MQLPRLTNSIFLDQFLFMQLIGVFIGLAFPHFLVWYGFHAEEVLTIDFYIVSQVAGQIVGLISFLLISMVIRPHLKLLSNKMQDIANGLQSKSFDDHTLNCEEGMCQIEVSSNDEIGVSARAYNQLLDALIKSHEVERVFGRFSKIMSENLDLSKLADETLSLLIQTTNFEAGAFLVIRQGTLNVIASQGILDPESLPDHDVIEKCLKEIKTKRISLPDNIELDGVLTHFRPSEIFVEPIEFKGTVLGALVAATGAYAADDHTEQLAQLFSRSIGLAINNAMIHSKFQKLAAVDGLTGVYNRRFGMERLKEDFSRAIREQTNMTLAMIDIDHFKSINDNYGHLVGDRVIKMIAAIIKNTVREGDIVVRYGGEEFLMILHGASCQNAFNICERIRHQVKDTLFQENNQVIQVTVSVGLAAYPEQPAGDEMELIHKADQALYQSKEGGRDQVVKFGVLVNEVEDSSEVLV, from the coding sequence ATGCAACTGCCTCGACTGACAAACAGTATTTTCCTTGATCAATTCCTTTTCATGCAGCTGATCGGTGTATTCATCGGTTTGGCGTTTCCCCATTTCCTAGTTTGGTATGGGTTTCATGCAGAAGAGGTGCTGACGATCGATTTTTATATCGTTTCTCAGGTCGCGGGGCAAATTGTCGGTTTGATTAGCTTCTTGTTGATTTCAATGGTCATTCGCCCGCATTTGAAGCTTTTGTCGAACAAAATGCAGGATATTGCTAACGGATTGCAGAGTAAGTCTTTTGATGACCATACCCTTAATTGCGAAGAAGGGATGTGTCAGATTGAAGTCTCGTCCAATGATGAGATAGGCGTGAGTGCACGCGCTTATAACCAGCTGCTTGATGCGCTAATCAAGTCTCATGAAGTTGAGCGTGTTTTCGGTAGATTCTCCAAGATCATGTCGGAAAACCTGGATTTATCCAAATTGGCGGATGAAACCTTGAGTCTCCTGATACAAACCACCAATTTTGAAGCGGGAGCATTCTTGGTTATTAGGCAGGGCACGCTGAATGTGATTGCATCGCAAGGTATTCTTGACCCTGAAAGTCTGCCTGATCATGATGTCATTGAAAAATGTCTGAAAGAGATTAAAACTAAGCGTATTTCTTTGCCCGATAACATTGAACTGGACGGCGTTTTGACGCATTTCCGACCTTCTGAGATATTCGTCGAACCGATTGAGTTTAAAGGAACGGTCTTAGGCGCATTGGTTGCCGCAACGGGCGCTTATGCTGCGGATGACCATACGGAACAGTTGGCACAATTGTTCAGTAGAAGTATTGGATTGGCAATCAACAATGCAATGATTCACTCTAAATTCCAGAAGCTAGCTGCAGTGGACGGTTTGACTGGGGTCTACAATCGCCGCTTTGGGATGGAACGACTAAAAGAAGACTTCTCAAGAGCCATTCGCGAACAAACCAATATGACACTGGCGATGATTGATATCGACCATTTCAAATCCATCAATGATAACTATGGTCACCTGGTTGGAGATCGTGTCATTAAGATGATTGCCGCGATTATCAAGAATACGGTGCGCGAAGGGGATATCGTGGTTCGTTATGGCGGAGAAGAGTTTCTGATGATTCTTCATGGCGCTTCCTGCCAAAACGCGTTCAATATTTGTGAGCGTATTCGCCACCAAGTGAAAGACACGCTATTCCAAGAAAATAATCAGGTTATTCAAGTCACGGTCAGTGTCGGGTTGGCAGCCTATCCTGAGCAACCTGCTGGCGATGAAATGGAGCTTATCCATAAAGCAGACCAAGCGCTTTATCAGTCAAAAGAAGGTGGTAGAGACCAAGTTGTTAAGTTTGGTGTGCTAGTAAATGAAGTGGAAGATAGTTCAGAGGTGTTGGTTTAA